A window of Ruminococcus champanellensis 18P13 = JCM 17042 contains these coding sequences:
- a CDS encoding MarR family winged helix-turn-helix transcriptional regulator — MDIRTYIKQLDQLMKEYDAIYHTAAVAYGLSDTAMWILYMVSDATETYTQQDLCRQCCFPKQTINTAINNLIRNGYLTLETLSGTRNSKRIILTDAGQALMQTTIDPLKQAEDAAYSKFSDAEQQCYLELTRRLNTNLREELQAQLKRRTL, encoded by the coding sequence ATGGATATCAGAACCTACATCAAACAGCTGGATCAACTAATGAAAGAATACGACGCCATTTATCATACAGCTGCCGTGGCATACGGCTTATCCGACACCGCCATGTGGATCCTGTACATGGTATCGGATGCCACAGAAACCTACACCCAGCAGGATCTGTGCCGGCAGTGCTGCTTTCCAAAGCAGACCATCAACACCGCCATCAACAACCTGATTCGGAACGGCTATCTGACATTGGAAACGCTGTCCGGTACACGGAACAGCAAAAGGATCATACTGACGGACGCAGGGCAAGCCTTGATGCAAACCACCATTGATCCATTGAAGCAGGCGGAGGACGCCGCCTACAGCAAATTCAGCGATGCAGAGCAGCAATGCTACCTGGAGCTGACCAGGCGGCTGAATACAAACCTGCGGGAGGAACTGCAGGCACAACTCAAAAGGAGGACATTATGA